Within Bdellovibrionales bacterium, the genomic segment GGGTTTAGCCGAACCCCCTTACGCAACATCAGCAAGCTCGCCAAACTCTATACTGTGTCGCCCTTTGAGCTTTACGGAGCCGTTGAGCAGGAGTCTCAAAGAATTCGTGAGTCGAAGAACCCGCATTCCTAAATGACGCTCCGGGTGTTCTAAATTCAGAACAAAAATTTCTGCACTAGATTCCTTTATATATTCATCTGTTTATCTAAGATTTAG encodes:
- a CDS encoding helix-turn-helix transcriptional regulator, whose protein sequence is MNIELTNEPPNWLQQWRSRAGLEAHEADRALDLKPGTIAHYEESGFSRTPLRNISKLAKLYTVSPFELYGAVEQESQRIRESKNPHS